The nucleotide window ACTGAGTTGTGCGAAAGTGGCTCACTAGGGATTGTTGTGCGAAAGTGAGAGGGAAAGAAAGGAGTCCTGAGTTTTGGACACTTTTCTTTCCCGAAACGACATCGTTCCAGTTCAagctattttctttcattttaaaatgaGTAGATGATGTgtcatattttttcttaaaggtGCAAGTATGTAGTTTACACCacattttctaatttaatttcttgatatttaatgaatgagaaattctttgttcaattttataaaagtaaatttataataggatgtggtttgatatgatacatcaaattgtaaaattatttttattataaaatataattaacatatcacataaaatatatcaatttataaatttatttttataaaatttatttatagaaaaatattatttaaaacagGATAACAGTGACGCAGCTGGGCGAAAAGCGGAGAGTCGAAGCTACTTAAAAGCAGAGAAAAcgaaagaaaaagttttcttACCATAATATTTAAGGATTGTCTCAAGATCTTTATATTTGCAAAATGGATCTAAGCCAGGTAAATCCTTCTAGATATTTATTCTTGATCTGTGAttctttgttttaatattttacgccattatgatgattttttattaacatttatAATTCATTCCGTAAGTAAAGCAATGGGGTGTTTTACTGGCGAGGAAATTGCAGGTGGTAAGAGTGTAGATCTGGATTGTGCTGTATTCTATATGCTTGACTACTTAGAGGATTCTTGTTAGAATTGAAGGGGGCCTTTGCATTTGGAAATGGGGTTCTGTTTTCTACAGGAATCAATGAGTTGAGACCTGTACTTCCATTCAATTCCAATTAGCAAAGATCCCGTTCTATTTAGAATGTATGATAGTTAGGAGGACCGGCCATGGTTTTCTTCATAATGGGCCTTTCGTTTTTGGATGGCGATTTTATGTAGTTATTTGGACTGGGTGCTTAGGAACTTGATTAAGTCAAGTGTCTTGATTAAGTTCTTGATTAACCTGATATCAGCTATATTTCTGTTTGGTAAGTTGTGATAAACtgcaaagaaatatataaagttGTGATAAATCCTCTGTTTCTTCTTTATACGTTGTGCAGCCTGCAGGTGAAAACTATGCCAACCCGAAAACGTGCTTCTTCCATGTGCTTTTCAAGGTTATCATTTTTCTCTGTTACAATTATTGTCCAAACAATCATGTTGGGGAGATAAATAGctgaggagatgccaaatgaggccttgatataatatattaatatagcaTATTAGGCActaccgtcactaaaaagctgACAAGCTTAATTATGTAATATCTACCATTTAGCTGTGTTGTTTCTACCCGATGTGAGTTTTCCATCACAAATTCAACTCCCACATATCCACTCCAGCTTCTAACTTTTCTGTTGTAAATCTTATGACAGGCTGCAGCTTTGGCTTTCTACATTCTTTCTACATTGTTCTTTGACAGCTTCGTTATCATCTTTGTAGTCACTGTAATTCTTGCCGCTCTTGATTTTTGGGTAGCCAAGAATATTAGTGGCCGGATCTTAGTTGGGCTTCGGTGGTGGAATGAAATAAATGAGCAGGGTGAGAGCGTGTGGAAATTTGAGTGCCTTGACCAACAGGTTAGAAAGATTTCAATGGCATGATTGCCTATTTGGATCTGCAAACATTTCTCGACccccatatattattattactatgtCCTATTTTTTGTGCATTGTCTGTTTACAGCTTTTGTGTTGTTCATCTATGCAGTCATTGGCTCGTATGAACAAAAAGGACTCATGGCTATTTTGGTGGACCTTGTATCTCAGCGTAAGTATTCATAAGATAAATGTTGCATGTGATTGTCTTGTATTACTTTTGGTGCTTGAATTTTCATGGAGACTACAGAATAGAAGGCAACCTTCTATAATGTTAAAATTCAAAGAGCATGAAATGCATTGACTGTAAAATTAACTTTAGCAGCATTTTGCATGTTGTAGATAGATTATGTTAGTAAGATCACAACAGCAATTTGGctaaacccctaggggttggctcaagtggtaaaggccttggtcttgatggtatgctccctccaaggtccaaggttcaaatcc belongs to Juglans regia cultivar Chandler chromosome 8, Walnut 2.0, whole genome shotgun sequence and includes:
- the LOC108993652 gene encoding Golgi apparatus membrane protein-like protein ECHIDNA encodes the protein MDLSQPAGENYANPKTCFFHVLFKAAALAFYILSTLFFDSFVIIFVVTVILAALDFWVAKNISGRILVGLRWWNEINEQGESVWKFECLDQQSLARMNKKDSWLFWWTLYLSAVSWFVLGIFSVIRFEPDFLLVVGVCLCLGIANIVGFTKCRKDAKKQIQTFATHTIASRFSSTIQSAFSVV